A region from the Anomaloglossus baeobatrachus isolate aAnoBae1 chromosome 11, aAnoBae1.hap1, whole genome shotgun sequence genome encodes:
- the LOC142257234 gene encoding pro-adrenomedullin-like encodes MALHGCLILFFLVMTINMCSAHWMENRDRRMPPPIESFLEKLKDISDQRQKRDVRDSDNDESTEEVTNEDTPNGQDALSSLLHLREKRYAASSSTRGCHLGTCQIQNLANLLYRLGNNNYKQGSNRDTKDPLGYGRRRRSLLREKEWTGLSKTLLAT; translated from the exons ATGGCTCTTCACGGATGTCTGATCTTGTTTTTCCTTGTGATGACAATCAACATGTGCAGTGCTCACTGGATGGAGAACAGGGACAG GCGAATGCCACCACCGATAGAATCGTTCCTGGAAAAGCTCAAAGATATCTCAGACCAGAGACAAAAACGAGATGTAAGAGACAGTGACAATGATGAATCTACTGAGGAAGTCACAAACGAAGATACACCGAATGGTCAGGATGCCTTAAG TTCCTTGCTCCACCTCAGAGAGAAACGCTACGCAGCATCCAGCAGCACTCGCGGGTGTCATTTGGGAACCTGTCAAATTCAGAATTTAGCCAACCTACTTTACCGACTTGGGAACAACAACTACAAACAAGGGTCAAACAGAGACACCAAAGACCCCTTAGGATATGGCAGAAGACGTCGTTCCTTGCTCCGGGAGAAGGAATGGACTGGCTTATCCAAGACATTGCTTGCCACATAG